The genomic interval CGCCATGCTGCTGGAGACGCTCGGTCAGGAGGCCGCCGCACGGGCCGTCCGACAGGGGGTGGACGCCGCGCTGGCCGAGGGCGTCAAGACGGCCGACCTGTGTCGGGCCGGTGAGACGCCCGTCTCGACCGAAGCCGTCGGTCAGTTCATTGCGGCCTACGTGCGACAGCAAACGCCGGTAGCTTCGTAAAAACCAATTCGGAAGGAGACATGGACGAAGGGGTTGTAGCGGTACGAAGCGGCAGGGTGGGACGGCGACTTAGCCGGCGCCCGGCCACCGAGTAGGTCCGGCAACTGGGTGCCGCGGGTTGCCGACAGGCCGGGCGCGCTATGCAACCGGAGCGGCAACATCCGAACCTTCCGTCCCAAACCCTGCCAACAGCCATGAGCGACCGTATCATCATCTTCGACACCACGCTGCGCGACGGCGAGCAGGCGCCGGGCGCTTCCATGACAATCGACGAAAAACTGCGCATTGCGCATCAACTGGCCCGGCTGAACGTGGATGTCATCGAGGCCGGCTTTCCGATCTCGTCGCCGGCCCAGTTCGAGGCCGTGCAGCGCATTGCCGCCGAGGTTGAAGGACCTGTCATCTGCGCGCTGGCGCGGGCGCGCGAAGAGGACATCCGGGCGGCGGCCGAGGCGCTCAAGCCCGGCAAACGCACGCGCATCCACACGTTCATTGCCACCAGCGACATCCACATCGACGCCAAGTTCGGCGACGAGCGCTACGGGCGCACGCTGGCCGAAAAGCGCCGGACGATCCTGCGCCTGGCCGAAGAGGCCGTCCGCCTGGCCCGCACCTTCACCGACGACGTGGAGTTCAGCGCCGAGGACGCCGGGCGCACTGACGTGGGCTACCTGGCCGAAGTCGTGCAGGTGGCCATCGAAGCCGGCGCCACCACGATCAACCTGCCCGACACGACCGGCTACTGCGTGCCCGACGAGTACGCGGCCATGTTCCGGGAGGTGATCCGGCGGGTACAGCCGCCCCCGCACGTCATCTTCTCGGCGCACTGCCACGACGACCTGGGACTGGCCGTGGCCAACTCGCTGGCGGCCGTGCAGGCGGGTGTGCGTCAGATCGAGTGCACGATCAACGGCATCGGCGAGCGGGCCGGCAATGCCGCCCTCGAGGAGGTCGTCATGGCGCTGAAGGTGCGTGGTGAGCGGTTTGGTCGCCTGCAGGTAAACATTGTCACGCAACACCTGACGGAAACCAGCCGCATGGTCTCGATGGCCACCGGCTTCCCGGTACCGCCCAACAAGGCCATCGTCGGCCGCAACGCCTTCAGCCATGAGGCCGGTATCCACCAGCACGGCGTGCTGCGGCGGCGCGATACCTACGAGATCATGCGCGCCGAAGACGTGGGCCAGGAGCCCGAGCAGATCCGACTGGGACGCCACTCGGGGCGACATGGCCTTTTCAGCCGCCTGGCCAAACTGGGCATCGAGGTTCCGGAGGAGCGCAAAGAGGAAATCTACCGGCGCTTCCTGGCGCTGGCCGACCTGAAGAAGGAAATTTACGACGAGGATCTGCGCCGACTGGTAGAGGAGCAACCGGACGACAATCCGGAAGCACTCTACCAGCTCATGGAAATGCACGTCGCGACCGGTACGCACCGAGCACCGGAGGCCGAGGTGCAGATTCTCAACCGGGCGACCAACACGCTGCGCATCGAACGGGCCACCGGCGACGGTCCGGTCAACGCCATCTACAAGGCGATCGACCAGGCCGTGGGAGCCGCGCACGAGCTGGTCAGCTACGAGCTGCGTTCGGTCACCGAAGGGGCCGACGCCGTGGGCGAGGTGACCGTCGTGATCGACTTCAACGGCACGCGCTTCAAGGGCGTGGCCCGGCACACCGACGTGCTGCGCGCGTCGGCCGACGCCTACCTGGAGGCTATCAACCAGCTCGAGCAGTATCGGGCTGATCGGGAAAGCGTCTCGTTCGTGAACGCGGGCATCATGCAATCCTTTGGCGGCGCAGCCGCCTGAACCATAAACCCACAGGGGAACGCCTATGGGCATGACCATCACCGAAAAGATCCTGGCCCGCCATGCCGGGCGCGACCGGGTAACCCCGGGCGAAAACATCTGGATCAGCGTCGACATCCTGATGACGCACGACGTGTGCGGGCCGCCAACCATCGAGATTTTCAAGCGTGAATTCGGACCGAATGCCCGCGTGTGGGATCGCGAAAAAGTTGTGATCCTGCCGGACCACTACATCTTTACGGCCGATCCGCACGCGCGGCGCAATATCGAGATTCTGCGCGAGTTCGCCCGTGAGCAGGACCTGCCCTATTACTACGACGTGGGGACGTCCCGCTACAAGGGCGTCTGTCACGTAGCGCTGGCCGAAGAGGGCTTCAATCGTCCGGGTATCGTGCTGATCGGCACCGACAGCCACACCTGTACGTCGGGGGCTTTCGGCCTCTTTTCGACGGGGGTGGGCAACACGGACGCGGCCTTCATCATGGGCACCGGCAAGATCTGGGTCAAGGTGCCTGAAACCATGCGCTTCATCTTCGAGGGTAGCCTGCCACCCTACCTGATGGCCAAGGACCTCATCCTGGCCATCATCGGCGACATCGGGATCGACGGGGCGACCTACCGCGCCATGGAATTCGACGGGGAGGCCGTTTACGACCTGTCGATCGAAGAGCGCATGACGCTCACGAACATGGCGATCGAAGCGGGTGGCAAAAGCGGCATCATCGCGCCCGACGAGAAGACGATCGCCTACGTGCAGGAGCGGACCGATGCGCCCTTTGAGATCTATCACAGCGATCCCGATGCACGCTACCACTCGGAGTACGTCTACGACGTCTCCAAGCTGGAGCCCGTCGTGGCCAAACCGCACCGGCCCGACAACCGGGCGACCGTCACCGAGGTGGCCGGCACGAAGCTCGACCGTGCCTATATCGGAAGCTGCACGGGCGGCAAACTGGAAGACTTCATCGCGGCCGCCCGCATCCTGAAGGGGCAAGAGGTGCGGATCGATACCTTCGTGGTGCCGGCTTCCACCTACGTGGAGCAGCAGTTGCACCACTACAAGATCGACGGCGTCTCGCTCTACGACATCTTCGTAAATGCGGGTTGCAAGATCGGCCATGCCAGTTGCGGCGCGTGCCTGGGCGGCCCGCCCGACACGTTCGGCCGCACGCACGGCACCGAGGTGGTCATCTCGACCACGAACCGCAACTTCCCGGGCCGCATGGGCTCCAAGCAGGCCTCCGTCTATCTGGCCTCGCCGCTGACGGTGGCCGCTTCGGCCCTGACGGGCGTCATCACCGACCCGCGCGAAGTGCTGGTGTAATCCTGAAAAACACGGGGTGGAGCAGTCTCCGGACTGCTCCACCCCGCTTTCCAACCCGATACGGCTATGAAAGACATCATCCGTGGGCTGGCCTACGTCGTAGGTGACTCGATCGACACCGACCAGATCATTCCGGCGCAACACCTGGTCTACAGCCTGACGCGTCCCGAAGAACGGCGGCTCTATGGCCGCTATGCGCTCAGCGGCGTACCGGCCGAAGGCCAGGGCCTTCCGTTCGGTAACATTCCGTTTACCGAGCCGGACGCCTACAAAAGCCGCTTCAAGATCGTGGTGGCCGGCAAGAATTTCGGCTGCGGTTCCTCGCGCGAGCACGCCCCGTTCGCGCTCCAGGAAGCCGGCTGCGAGGCCGTCGTCGCCGAAAGCTATGCGCGCATCTTCTACCGCAACGCCATCGACGGCGGCTTTCTCGTGCCGTTCGAAACGCCGGTTCGCCTGATCGACAAAATCCGCACGGGCGACGAGCTGGAGATCGACACGCGCCTGGCCAAGCTGACGAATCTGACCACCGGCGAAGAATTTCTGCTCCATCCACTGGGCGAAGTGGCCGAAATCCTGCGGGCAGGCAACCTGTTCGAGTATGCCCGTAAGGCCGGCCTGATCCCCACAAACGCCTGACAGCCATGAAGATCGAACTCTTCGACACGACGCTGCGCGACGGTACCCAGGGCGAACACGTTACGCTGACCGTCGATGACAAAATCCGCATCGCCCGCCGCCTGGACGACTTCGGCATCGACGTGATCGAAGGGGGATGGCCGGGCTCGAATCCCAAGGATAAGGAATTTTTCGAGCGGGCCCGGGACATCGAATGGAAGCATGCGCAGATCTGCGCGTTCGGCTCCACGCGCCGGGCCGGGCTGGCGCCCGAAGACGATCCCAATCTGCGGGCGCTTCTGGAGGCCGAAACGCCCACGGTGGCCATCTTCGGCAAGAGCTGGACGCTGCATGCCCGCGTCGCGCTGGGCGTCTCGCTCGAAGAGAATCTGGAGCTGATCGCCTCGTCGGTGGCCTACCTGAAGGCGCACGGCCGCCGCGTCATCTACGACGCCGAGCATTTCTTCGACGGCTATCAGGACGATCCGGCCTACGCGCTGGAGACGCTGCGTGCGGCGGCCGAGGCCGGCGCCGACGTGCTGGTGCTCTGCGACACGAACGGCGGCACGCTCCCGAGCGACATCTATCGGATCGTGGGGGAGGTGCGACGCCAGTTCGACGTGCCGCTGGGCATCCACACGCACAACGACACGGGCTGCGCCGTGGCCAACACAATCATGGCCGTGGCGGCCGGCGCCCGGCACGTGCAGGGCACGATCAACGGCATCGGGGAACGCTGCGGGAATGCGGATCTGTGTGTGGTCATCCCGAACCTGCAGCTCAAGATGGGCTTCACGTGCGTGCCCGAAGAAAAGCTGGCCCAGTTGACGGACCTTTCCCGCTTCGTCAACGAGGTGGCCAACCTGACGCCGATCGATCGGGCGCCGTACGTGGGGCGGAGCGCTTTCGCGCACAAGGGCGGCGTGCACGTCTCGGCCGTCATGAAAGACCCCCGGGCCTACGAACACATCCCGCCCGAGAAAGTGGGCAACCGCCGCCGGGTGCTGGTCTCGGACCTGTCGGGCAAGAGCAACATCCAGTACAAAGCCGCCGAGCTGGGCATCGAACTCAAAGAAGGCGAGCAGGCCCGACAGGCCGTGCAGCGTATCAAGGAGCTGGAGCACCTGGGCTACGAGTTCCAGGGCGCCGAGGCGTCGTTTGAACTGTTGCTGCGCACGATCCAGGGCGAAGACACGCGTTTCTTCACGCTGGATCGGCTGCGGGTGCGAACCGAAATCGACGAGGACGGCGGCGTCTGCAACTCGGAAGCCACGCTGGCCATTCGTGTGCAGGGAGCACGCGAGCTGGTGGTGGCCGAGGGCAATGGACCGGTCGATGCGCTCTCGAACGCGCTGCGTAAGGCGCTGCGCTGCTTCTACCCGGATCTCGACCAGGTGCACCTGAGCGACTACAAGGTGCGCGTGCTCAACTCCGACGACGGTACGGCCGCGGCCGTGCGCGTGCTCGTGGAACACCGGGACGGCGAGCGCCGCTGGCACACGGTGGGCGTTTCGACGAACATCCTGGAGGCGAGCTGGCAGGCGCTGGCCGACGGCATCCGCTACTACCTGCTGAAAAAGCGGCAGGGCGAGCTGGCCGCTTCGGCGGCGCTGGCTTCGGCTCAGCGCACGTAAACGAGCGGGCGCGTCTCCACCTTGCCGCCGATCTCCAGGCGGACGAAGTACAGGCCTGAGGCCACCTCGATTCCTGCATCGCTGCGGCCGTCCCAGGTAATGGTATGGCGGCCGGTGCCCGGCACGCCGTCTACTAACTGGCGCACCCGCCGTCCCAGCAGGTCGTAGATCGTCAGGCGCACGGGTTCGGGATCGGGCACATCGTACACGATCTGAATGACGTTGCCGCCGCCGGAAGGTATGTAAACCTGCACGCCGGCCTCAGCCGGAATCACCTCCAGGTGAATACGCGGCGTTTCGAGCGTGAACATACCGTCGCTGACGGCCACGACCACCGTGTACTGGCCGACTTCCTGCGGGGTGAACGTAAACTGGCCACTCTGTGGATCGATGGTGGCGCCCACCGGTGCTTCGACCAGCGTATAGGTCAGCGGATCACCTTCCGGATCTTCGGCCCGGAACTGATAGCGGAACGTCCGGCCCACCACGAGCACCGTGTCGGTGAGCACGGCCGTAAAGGTCGGCGGGCTGTTGGTATCCTGCACGACGAGCACGGTCCGGGCCGTATCGGTGGCCAGGCCGTCCGTGACCAGCAGGCGTACCGGGTAGGTGCCGGCCTGGTTGAAGCCGGGCACAAACCGGACCTGGCCGGTCAACGGATCCACCGAGAACCCGTCCGGTCCTTCCAGCACTCGGAAGCTGAGCGAGGCGCAGGCGTCCGGATCGGTGGCCGCAAATTGCCAGTTGAGCGCTTCGCCTTCATGGGCGACCAGCGTGTCGGGCACGGACACGAAGGCGGGCGGCTCGTTGGGGATGGAGGGCTGGATGACCTCGTCCCAGAACCGTTGCGCTTCGTCGGCTGCCTGCGTGAGCGTGTCGGCATCGGCGGCCGCCAGAATGGCAAAGGCTACCGGAATGCGGCAGCCCGGATCGAGCCGGAAGGGGCCTGCCGCCATGAGCTGCGACACGTCGGTATTGCTGAGATGCGTCCGCTGCAGGCCGCCCGAGAGTGCGCTCCACTTTTCGCTCTGCGTGAAGCCGTCGTAGAGTTCCGTCGGATTGTCGATCACCCGGTAGGAGAAAGGCGCCGGGGTCAGCAGGCGAATGGCCGCCAGTGTATCGGGGTTGGTGCTTTTATCCTGCACGATGCCCAGGCGACGCGTCGGGTCGTAGCGGGCATAGTCCTGCGCGTCCGGATTCACGTCCCAGTCCAGAAAAATTCCGGCATACAGCGGAGAAAGCGTTGTGGTGCGCGTATTCTCAATGGTGTAGTGGACGATCACAAAGAGCTGGCGCCCCGGAACCGTATCGGCGTAGGTTTCCTGCAGTACGTTGATGTGCAGCGGGAAGGGCGCTGCCCGGTCGGTCAGTTCGATGGTGCCCTGCTGGGCCGTAAAGCGTCCCGGTGCGATGACTTCAAGGCTGCCGCCTTCGGTCGGCTGGAAGTCGCGGTGCTGAGTGGATCCGTCTTCGCCCCGGACAGCGTCCGAGACAAACTGGGCCGAGATGCCGGCCAATAGGCCCCCTTCAAAAAGCAAATTGTGCCCGTCCAGCACGAAGCCCACGCCGCTCGACTCTCCAGCAAAGCCCGTCCAGCCGAGATTGCCCGTAGTGGTAATCGAGGTCTGAATGCGTCCCGTTGCCAGCGTAGCGGTTTGCTCGGGGTTAACCACCAGGCGGAACAGATCGCGGTCGGCGTAGCCGCCGTCGGCCTGAATGTCGGCCAGAAAAATCGCCGTGCGGTTTTGCGGGGCATCGGAGGCAATGCTGAAGGAAAACGTCACCAGCACGGTATCGCCTGGATTGAGCTGCGACACCTGAGCCTCGCCCTGCAGGATGGTGAGGTAGTCGGCGTCGGCGCTCAACTGAAACTGCACCCCGGTGGCCGGGGCCAGATGATTCGTGAAGCGGGCGGTGAGCTGAACGGTCTCGCCGCTTTCGAGGTAGCCGTCGGCGTCGCTATCGGCCACGTCGAGATCGACCAGGCGGATGGCCGGAAAGCCGGTTTCCGTGACGGCGCGGAAGGCGTTGATGCGGCCGCGGCCCAGGCGTCCGGAAAAGCCCGGATTGACGGCGTCGATCGGGTCGGCGGTCAGGCGGATCTGTTCGCGGGCCTGATCGGGCGTGTATTCGGGAAAGCGCGTCCGCACCAGGGCGGCGATGCCGGCCGTCAGGGGACTGGCGAACGAGGTGCCGCTGGCCGATCCCGTGTAGCGGCCGTTAGGCAGCGTGCTGTTCAGGTTGACGCCCGGCGCGAAGACGTTCACGCTGCGCCCGTAGTTCGAAAAGCTGGCCTTGCCGTCGTTGTCTTTGTTGGTGGCGCCCACCGAGAGCACGCGCGGATGGCTGGCCGGACCGAACGGCACGCGGTCGTTGTCGCCGCTGTCGTTGCCGGCGGCCGCCACGATGAGGCTGCCCAGATCGGTGGCGAATTCGACCACGTCGGCTTCCAGTCTGGAAAGACCGGGACCGCCCCAGCTCGCATTGATCACCTGCGCGCCGTTCAGGGCAGCGTACACGATTCCCTGATAGCCGTAGCAGATGCTGCGATCCGTGTCAGCGCAGCTCGCATTGATCGGCATAAAGCGGGCGTTCCAGCTACTGCCCGACACGCCCCGATTGTTGTTCGTGACGGCGGCGGCCACGCCGGCTACCTGGGTGCCGTGCGCCGCGTTGAGCGGCGTGGCCGAAAGTCCGGAAGGATCGGGCGTATCGTTGGCAAAATTCCAGCCGTGTACGTCGTCGACAAAGCCGTTGCCGTCGTCGTCGATGCCGTTGTCGGGGATCTCACCCGGGTTGGTCCACACGTTGTCGATCAGGTCGGGATGACGCCAGTCGGTGCCGCCGTCCACGATAGCGATGACCACGTCGCCCTGTTCGCCCTTGACCACGTCCCAGGCTTCCGGCGCCTGAATGCGTGGCAGGTGGGTCATCTGTGGGTAAAGCGAGTCGTTGGGGACCTCCACGATCTGCCGGATCGGCAGCGGCTCGGCGTACACGACGCCGGGCAGGCGGCTCAACTCGGCCGCCACGCGCCAGGGCGAGATCGGACGGTTGTAGCGCAATAGATAGATGGTGCGCAGACGGTCCAGCGCGGGATGCGGACGTTTCCGGGCCGCCTGCTCCAGAAAAGGAAAGGCCGGCTCCAGCGCGACGGGCTCGAAGCGGGCCAGCGTGCGGTCCAGCATCGGACGGCCGGTCTTGCCGGCCTGCAATGTGATCGGCACTTCAAACTTGACAACGACAACGCCGGGCTGTACGGGCATTCGAGGAGTGCGATCGGCTCGGGCCGACCGGACGAATACACCCGTGAGCAGCAGTGCGAAAAAGACGGATCGCAGCGCAGAACGCATGGCTTTCGTCGGTTCGCGAAGCGTTTGTCGCTTCAAAATAACGCCCGTCCCGGTCTGAATCCAGACGGATGCGGCGATGCGCTCAGGAGTCGGGTTTATGCCGATCCAGCGATTTGGCCTCCTCCCAGTAGCGATCCATTTCGTCCAGATCGGCCTCGGCCGGGGTGCGGCCCTGCTCGGCCAGCCGCGCCTCGATATGCCGGAAACGACGAATGAACTTGTTGTTGGTGCGCTGCAGGGCGTTTTCCGGATTGAGTCCCAGCAGCCGCGCATAGTTCACGAGGGCAAACAGCACATCGCCCAGCTCGTCTTCCAGTTTTTCCGGGGCGGCTCCGGTCTGTGTCAGCTGGTGGAACTCCTGCAGCTCCTCTTCCACTTTCTGCCAGGCCTGCTTCCGTTCCGGAAAGTCGAAGCCCACACCGGCCGCCTTTTCCTGAATCCGGTAAGCCCGCAGCAGGGCCGGCAGATGCCGCGGCACGCCTTCGAGGGCCGAAACCTGCGCCTTGCGGGCGGCGGCCTTTTCTCTGAGCTTGATCTGCTCCCAGTTGCTCAGCACTTCCTGCACGCTCCCTACCTGCACGTCCCCGAAAACATGCGGGTGGCGCCGGATGAGCTTTTCGGTTTCGGTTTCGATCACGTCTTTCAGCGTGAAGCGTCCGGCCTGCTCGGCCATGACGCTGTGGAACACCACATGCAACAGCAGGTCGCCCAGCTCGCGCTTGAGTTCTTCCCAGTCGTTTTCTTCGATGGCCGAGACGACCTCGTAGGCTTCCTCGATGAGCAGGTGCTTGACCGACTCGTGCGTCTGCTCCCGATCCCAGGGGCAATCGCGGCGAAGCTGGCGCACGATCGCCACAAAGTCGGCGTAAGCCTCCAGCCGGTCTTCCGATTCGCGAAACGACGGATCGTAGGGTTTCTTTTCTGCTTCCGCCATGATTCCAGCGGTTAATGACCCGGGTGCAACCGACGGCACCATAACCACCCGAGGCGCGATTTGTTTTGCAGTGCACAGGGGCGGCGGGTGACGAAAAAATTTCTCGTACTGGATCAAAGGGTGTGACATACTGTTGACACTAATCGTAAATTAGCTTCCTCATTGCATCTCCTGGCGGGCTCGTGTGCGCACCGCAGGGAGGGCCGGCCTCCGGCCGGTGGACTCGTGTGCCAGCCGCCAGGACTCATGGAATCACCAACCAAAAACCAGGAGGTGCATCATGGCACGCAGCATCAACAAGGTTATTCTCGTCGGCAACCTGGGGCAGGATCCCGAACTCCGCTACACGCCCGGCGGCACGGCCGTCTGCAACATGCGTCTGGCCACCAACGAGGTCTATCGCGATGCCGATGGCAATCTGGTGGAGCGCACGGAGTGGCATAATCTGGTGGCCTGGGGACGGCTGGCAGAGATCTGCAATCAGTACCTCCGGAAAGGCTCCAAGGTGTACGTGGAGGGTTCGCTCCAGACGCGCTCGTGGGAAGACCGCGATGGCAACACCCGGTACACCACGGAGATCAAGATCCGGGAGATGGTGATGCTGGATCCGCGGAGCGAGGCCGCACCCGAGTCGGGGGCATCCATTGCGGCCCCGACACAGCGCCAGGCGGCCGCGCCGCGTCAGACGTTTGCGCCGGAGCCCGAACCGGAAGCCTTCGATGAGGACGCCTACACGCTGTCGCCGGACGACGACCTGCCGTTCTGAGTGCGCAACAGAAGCAAAAAAAGCGGGGCGCCCATTACAGGCGCCCCGCTTTGTTATGATCGCTCAGGAGCCGGGTTTCTGCAGGGCGGTGATCAGGGTGCCGCCGGATTGCGGATCGTAGAGCCGGAGCAGGAACGTGGTGCCTGGCTTGATGGCCTGGTAGGCCTTCTCGAATTCCTCCACGTTTCGCACCGGCTTGCGGTCAACTTCCGTGATGATCAGGCCGCGGCGCAGGTTTGCCTCGCGGTAGGCCGCGCTATTGGGATCGACGTCCGTAATCAACACGCCTGCTACGTCGGTGTCTTCCAGGTTGAAGCGACGGGCCAGCTCCGGCGTGATGTCGGCGATCGAGAAGCCCAGCTCTTCCATCAGGTCCGATTCCGCACCGCGGCCGCTTTGCGTGCGCCGGCGTGAGGCCGTCGCCCCTTCGGACGGGGCGGCCCCCAGTTTGACGGTAACCGTACGGGTTTCGCCGTCGCGGTTGATTGTCAGCTTAACTTCGTCGCCCGGCCGGTGCGTGCTGATGATTTTCGAAAGCTCCAGGTGATTCGTCAGCTGCTGGCCGTCAATAGCCACGATGAGGTCGCCAGGTTTGATGCCGGCCTTTTCGGCCGCCGAGCCTTCTTCGACGGTGACGACCTGGGCGGCGCCGCGCGGCAGGTTCAGCGCTTTGATCACCGAGGGCGCGGCGGCCGTGTACTGCACGCCCAGGCGGGCGCGCTCGACGTGGCCGGTTTCGATGAGCTGGGGCACCACGTACTGGACGATGTCCACCGGGATGGCAAAGCCAATGCCCTGATAGCCGCCCGTGCGGGTGTAGATGGCCGTGTTGATGCCGATCAGCTCGCCGCGCAGGTTGACCAGGGGGCCGCCCGAGTTGCCCGGATTGATCGCCGCGTCGGTCTGGATGAAGTTCTGCACGGCTGGCCCCTCGCTATAGTAGCGGTTCAGCGCGCTGATGATGCCAGCCGTCACCGTGTTGCTGAGCTGGGGCGACAGCGGCGAGCCGAAGGCCAGCACCCACTGCCCGACCCGCAGCGAACTGGCGTCGCCCATGGAGATGTAGGGCAGGTTCTCGGCGTCGATCTTCAACACGGCCAGGTCGCTCTGCGGGTCGGTGCCCACGACTTCCGCGTCGTAGGTGGTGCCGTCGTGTAGCACTACCTGCAATTCATCAGCTCCCTCCACCACATGGTTGTTCGTCACGATGTAGCCGTCGGCGCGGATGATGACGCCCGAGCCCAGTCCCTGGGAGCGGAATTCCTCGGGCATGTCGGGCATGCGAAAGTTGAAAAACTCCTCGAAGGGAGTGCCTTCGAAGGGATTCCAGCGGAACGGCCGGGTTCGAATGACCTTTTCCGAGCGAATCTGCACCACGGTGGGGTTGACGCGTTCGGCCACGGCCACGAAGGCTTCCTCCAGGGAGTTGACGGCGGCCCCTTCGATCCGTGTGCCGCCGTTTTCCTCGCGGGCCAGTGTGGGTGTCGTGGCCCGGTTGCTCAGCCCGAGCAGGTTGGCGCCGGCCGTGGTGAAAAACACACCGGCCAGGAAGGCAATCACCACCAGCGCAATGATCGAAAGCGTTCGCGTCCGTCGCATGGCACCTCAGGGTTTGATGCAACGCAGTTTCACCGTACTAACGGCAGGATTTTCTG from Rhodothermus marinus carries:
- a CDS encoding Do family serine endopeptidase — translated: MRRTRTLSIIALVVIAFLAGVFFTTAGANLLGLSNRATTPTLAREENGGTRIEGAAVNSLEEAFVAVAERVNPTVVQIRSEKVIRTRPFRWNPFEGTPFEEFFNFRMPDMPEEFRSQGLGSGVIIRADGYIVTNNHVVEGADELQVVLHDGTTYDAEVVGTDPQSDLAVLKIDAENLPYISMGDASSLRVGQWVLAFGSPLSPQLSNTVTAGIISALNRYYSEGPAVQNFIQTDAAINPGNSGGPLVNLRGELIGINTAIYTRTGGYQGIGFAIPVDIVQYVVPQLIETGHVERARLGVQYTAAAPSVIKALNLPRGAAQVVTVEEGSAAEKAGIKPGDLIVAIDGQQLTNHLELSKIISTHRPGDEVKLTINRDGETRTVTVKLGAAPSEGATASRRRTQSGRGAESDLMEELGFSIADITPELARRFNLEDTDVAGVLITDVDPNSAAYREANLRRGLIITEVDRKPVRNVEEFEKAYQAIKPGTTFLLRLYDPQSGGTLITALQKPGS